AGTTTCTTTTGCAGCAGGTAAAACACATACAGGAAGATGGGTGTCCAGTACAATTGTTTGGTAATGATCAGCCAGAGTCCGTCAAAGTTTTCGGAGCCAAGGCTATTTAAAAAAACGAGAAGTTGCTTGTCCAGCTCAATTATATGCTCCAAGATTACATTTGTCTTTTGATAGGTCCGGAAATATCTTCAATATCTTCTTTGGCTTTTTCAATTTCTTTTGTAATGCCGCTTGTAAAATCCAGGTCTTTCGTAAAATCCAAATCCTTCGTTATACCGTTCTCTTCCGCACTTTTCTGAATTTCGTTTTTAATATCGTTCGTAGCATTCTTTATCTGTGCCATACCTTTTCCAAGCGTACGCGCAATTTCAGGAACCTTATCAGAACCAAACAACATCAAGACCACTAATATTATGAAGAAAATTTCTCCGCCTCCTATACCAAACATTTTTTTCCGGTTTGAAAGTTATAAAGTAGCAAATTTACAAAGTTAGATTAGTTTAACTCCCCTGTTTTTGATTTTTATTAACACAAAAAAGCACTCTGACGAGTGCTTTTTTTATTTTTTTTCAAATTCATCAAACTTCGATTTGACTTCTTCTTTTGGCCAGACATTGTTGCTAACGTCAATATCTGCTGTTTCCAGCTTCGGATCCAGCTGTATTTTTTTAACGGGTTTTCCGGTTGCAAAAACACGTTTTGCTGTCTGATTTCCTTTTCTCCAGATCTGAACCGGGAAATGGTGCAGCTCCTTGGACCCGTCTTCAAACTGTAATTCAACAATGATTGGCATCATCATTCCGCCCGGTTTGTCAAATTCTACCTCATAGAAATATTTCGGAGCTTTTAATGCTTTTCGCTCGTCTGCCGACAAGCCATCAACATAATCGCTTAAAGGTTTCACATCCTGTATTGCAAACGGTTTTTTCATATCGGCTTT
This region of Flavobacterium inviolabile genomic DNA includes:
- a CDS encoding Sec-independent protein translocase subunit TatA/TatB; translation: MFGIGGGEIFFIILVVLMLFGSDKVPEIARTLGKGMAQIKNATNDIKNEIQKSAEENGITKDLDFTKDLDFTSGITKEIEKAKEDIEDISGPIKRQM